The proteins below come from a single Eremothecium sinecaudum strain ATCC 58844 chromosome II, complete sequence genomic window:
- the NSE3 gene encoding Smc5-Smc6 complex subunit NSE3 (Syntenic homolog of Ashbya gossypii AAL120C; Syntenic homolog of Saccharomyces cerevisiae YDR288W (NSE3)), giving the protein MSDLDPSHSPDQLRAIAAGTTRFVLSQCESQHRSTIISKTRFTNAVRDMAATENVTNIKNAVVFDHVNSLLQDIYGFKLIGIRSKKSNAAKHTNVEADHTTSAQPADQPTDLGFKGDRFILINTIPFPPELSKYTINWSRDTFFSLPKESSTTIAQEPTLQSTLSTSQQLTLQGIIAVTLCIVVLMKNNCLQQELLIALAKFGIPIDGTLIPVVNMRIQDVLSHMTRLEYLQRRLNVASSTIADTPTFVSDDIIFYSLDSRAQTEFPPEALARLCQQLLALDDTAMPALQESIRLSVGDAYVV; this is encoded by the coding sequence ATGAGTGACCTTGACCCATCGCACTCCCCAGACCAACTCCGCGCAATTGCTGCCGGAACTACTCGTTTCGTCCTTTCCCAATGCGAATCTCAACATCGTTCAACAATTATAAGCAAGACCCGGTTTACGAACGCTGTCCGGGATATGGCCGCGACAGAAAACGTCACAAACATTAAGAACGCCGTTGTATTTGACCATGTCAATTCCCTACTTCAAGATATATACGGTTTCAAACTAATTGGCATACGCTCAAAGAAAAGCAACGCTGCCAAACACACAAATGTTGAAGCAGATCATACTACTAGCGCACAACCAGCAGACCAGCCTACAGACTTAGGTTTTAAAGGAGATCGATTCATCCTAATTAATACAATTCCATTCCCTCCTGAACTATCAAAGTACACTATCAACTGGTCTCGAGACACCTTTTTTTCGCTGCCCAAGGAGTCTTCAACTACTATTGCTCAGGAACCCACGCTACAGAGTACACTCTCAACTTCCCAACAACTTACACTCCAGGGGATTATCGCAGTGACCCTCTGCATCGTCGTTCTTATGAAAAACAACTGCCTTCAGCAGGAACTCCTTATTGCTTTAGCAAAATTCGGGATTCCCATTGACGGCACCCTTATTCCCGTTGTTAACATGAGAATCCAGGACGTTCTCAGTCACATGACCCGGCTTGAGTATTTGCAGCGTCGTTTAAATGTCGCATCGTCAACAATAGCCGACACGCCCACTTTCGTAAGCGATGACATTATATTCTACAGTCTCGACAGCCGCGCGCAGACCGAGTTCCCGCCTGAGGCGCTAGCGCGCTTGTGCCAGCAGCTTCTAGCGCTTGATGACACTGCAATGCCAGCGCTACAAGAATCCATTCGGCTCTCCGTTGGTGACGCATACGTTGTGTAG
- the DPP1 gene encoding bifunctional diacylglycerol diphosphate phosphatase/phosphatidate phosphatase (Syntenic homolog of Ashbya gossypii AAL084W; Syntenic homolog of Saccharomyces cerevisiae YDR284C (DPP1)) gives MSMRSSIDSPMIKSQHQTDIVLREGDPPSNGGGFKGKKPLLNRVTLGTKRIKKYRFIRKWLLPDVILGLILIVLNIPCYYFKPFERQFTINDISISHPFATQERVSDKGLAIYSLVIPIIGIIVISLVLSDPRHRYFMLYVSLLGLCMSYLSAMLVTNFAKNWFGHCRPDFLARCIPREGLQNDVLYTAQEACTTDNRSRLLDGFRSTPSGHTSLSLAGLGYLFLWVSGQLLTARTSVGSWRKAVSFVPLLGATYIGLSRTQDYRHHLLDVLLGAILGAWMAWWWYRRFFPALDSRLPFKPLLDDSAVDIDDDEVALPRADEEMAVHTIAQ, from the coding sequence ATGTCCATGAGAAGTAGCATAGACTCACCGATGATTAAATCCCAACATCAAACAGATATTGTGCTACGAGAAGGCGACCCCCCCAGTAATGGCGGTGGTTTTAAGGGTAAAAAGCCGTTGTTAAATAGGGTGACATTAGGTACGAAGAGGATCAAGAAGTACCGATTTATTAGAAAATGGCTGCTTCCCGATGTTATCTTGGGTCTGATTTTGATTGTCTTGAATATTCCATGCTATTACTTTAAGCCGTTTGAACGTCAATTTACAATTAACGACATTTCTATCTCCCATCCTTTCGCAACGCAGGAACGGGTATCAGACAAGGGCTTGGCAATTTATTCTTTGGTAATTCCCATTATCGGTATAATAGTTATTTCCTTAGTGCTTTCTGACCCTAGACATAGGTATTTCATGCTCTACGTGTCGCTATTAGGCCTATGTATGTCGTATTTGTCCGCCATGCTGGTTACGAACTTCGCCAAAAACTGGTTTGGGCACTGTAGGCCAGATTTCTTGGCCAGGTGTATTCCCCGCGAAGGTCTTCAAAATGACGTTCTTTACACTGCCCAAGAAGCCTGCACTACAGATAACCGTTCCAGGCTTCTAGACGGGTTCCGCAGTACTCCTTCAGGACACACTAGTTTAAGCTTGGCAGGCCTTGGCTACCTGTTCTTGTGGGTATCCGGCCAATTACTCACAGCGCGTACCAGTGTAGGCTCCTGGAGAAAGGCGGTCTCTTTTGTTCCACTTTTGGGTGCAACCTATATTGGCCTTTCTAGAACGCAGGACTACAGGCACCACCTTCTTGACGTTTTATTGGGTGCTATCTTAGGCGCCTGGATGGCTTGGTGGTGGTATAGGAGATTTTTCCCTGCTTTGGATTCAAGGCTTCCATTCAAGCCACTATTGGATGACAGCGCAGTGGATATTGACGACGATGAGGTTGCATTGCCAAGAGCAGACGAAGAGATGGCCGTTCACACAATCGCACAATGA
- the MGP12 gene encoding Mgp12p (Syntenic homolog of Ashbya gossypii AAL086W; Syntenic homolog of Saccharomyces cerevisiae YDR286C): MSKLLSRGLHASNVLRTYSNVKLTLFSKKDCGLCDSAKNVLNSLTQSPDYKSVECSIVDVKLPENKRWWDMYCFDVPVLHIEDKRDHTKLHKVFHRLNENQVKDLINEIKKEI, translated from the coding sequence ATGTCAAAGCTGCTGAGTCGTGGTTTACATGCTTCTAATGTATTAAGAACTTACAGCAATGTTAAACTAACCTTATTTTCCAAAAAGGACTGTGGCCTTTGTGATAGTGCCAAAAACGTACTTAACTCCTTGACTCAATCTCCAGATTATAAGTCTGTAGAATGTAGTATTGTTGATGTAAAACTTCCTGAAAACAAAAGATGGTGGGATATGTACTGTTTCGATGTTCCTGTCTTGCACATCGAAGATAAGAGGGATCATACTAAGCTACACAAGGTATTCCATCGGCTAAATGAAAATCAAGTAAAAGACTTAATTAATGAAATCAAAAAGGAAATATAG
- the ZIP1 gene encoding Zip1p (Syntenic homolog of Ashbya gossypii AAL085C; Syntenic homolog of Saccharomyces cerevisiae YDR285W (ZIP1)), which yields MSNFFRDKNIGFKQRSNIFSKMRSKELGKDVAKDIVSNLSKDVSKEIDGESTASGIDSNFFHRHEGPSKGSFTSLANTSGVSIIDDLVHESTPKRKKFGAGRLLENEIKAEISDNALEEPGVYKESAHPQVGDTSSNDVLLVAFTNTQRICANLKHELQEQQAKNAQQKQEIDNYKRDIDKIKEKVAGYLTLLDGLGDKSKWLLEQKKCSDKKIEQFKQCYETMSSKLQLLQKHSDDLSAKLRNLRTQQMSRESDIKGRDMEISYLRNELNNCAGQLSEEKIKNNDLIQQLGCIKEDFRTVTNELIEKQGLSSRDSFQDVCNGVEGIKTTVLQDMAQKVEKLESIINTNSSVQIKALQDRSDTILLELAQGFENSNDKVASNLEDYNRNILTKFEAFNGQLAATIQNSNKHMISKFDSGITELIRKWHQNNELQKHTTTIVQDSKQTVVQLLTQSATEFKKQVSETETSVLEEISKLDKQISGFGGQLKMNEKYQETVAGLQEQIHITSLRKSEIVAMMKAKDAEIEVLNNQIYSKNEAIESMKNSCSDIEKQLVAANDAHSKAQSEYARMSEELITYKATTEQKFAAQSEVLKLLKEENDVLKIKLQECETRTATVNDDRKQIQDKFQGLQENLHKLNVEVVQLKAHELELEEDNRRLKDDIQTMESVSKEEDLESLHLKEQVKSMDLERRGFVTERLDYQDKIEILENQLSQLRKQMQVAAENTVTNKRQPPPHKQQIQAAPDVNKTSKPDVSPEGDEFDLSSSLHDELDLTATSPIKTDLSNTRNKNTVVKASAKVRRAVPLTKHGRKKMLISDDDCELVRKLKKKKY from the exons ATGTCAAACTTCTTCAGGGATAAAAATATCGGCTTTAAACAACGATCGAACATCTTTTCGAAGATGCGTTCGAAGGAGCTTGGTAAGGATGTTGCTAAAGATATTGTTTCTAATTTGTCTAAAGATGTGTCTAAGGAGATTGATGGTGAGAGTACGGCGTCGGGTATAGATAGCAATTTTTTTCACAGGCATGAAGGTCCATCAAAAGGATCATTTACTTCTTTAGCAAATACAAGTGGGGTTAGCATTATTGATGATCTTGTTCATGAGAGTACTCCGAAACGAAAAAAGTTTGGAGCTGGGCGGTTGTTGGAGAATGAAATTAAGGCTGAAATTTCAGACAATGCTCTAGAAGAGCCCGGGGTTTACAAGGAAAGTGCCCATCCCCAGGTGGGAGATACGTCTTCTAATGACGTGCTACTAGTGGCATTTACGAATACGCAACGAATCTGTGCGAATTTGAAGCATGAGCTGCAGGAGCAGCAGGCAAAAAATGCTCAGCAAAAACAAGAGATTGATAACTATAAGCGCGATATCGACAAGATTAAGGAGAAGGTTGCAGGCTACCTGACTCTTTTGGATGGGTTGGGAGATAAGTCCAAATGGTTATTGGAGCAGAAAAAGTGTAGCGACAAGAAAATAGAACAGTTCAAACAGTGCTATGAGACGATGTCCTCCAAGTTGCAGTTACTCCAAAAACATTCTGACGACTTAAGCGCAAAATTGAGGAACTTGCGTACTCAGCAAATGAGCAGAGAGTCTGATATCAAGGGAAGAGATATGGAAATCTCTTACTTAAGGAACGAGCTAAACAATTGCGCGGGCCAACTGAGCGAAGAAAAGATTAAGAACAACGACCTAATACAGCAGCTGGGCTGCATAAAGGAAGACTTCCGAACTGTTACTAACGAATTAATTGAGAAGCAAGGGCTTTCATCTAGGGATTCTTTTCAAGACGTATGCAATGGAGTAGAGGGTATTAAGACGACTGTGTTGCAGGATATGGCACAGAAGGTTGAAAAATTGGAAAGCATAATAAATACAAACTCCAGCGTGCAAATAAAAGC GTTACAGGATAGAAGTGATACAATTCTCCTAGAGTTGGCACAGGGATTTGAAAACAGCAATGATAAGGTAGCGTCTAACTTAGAAGACTACAACAGGAATATATTAACGAAGTTTGAAGCATTCAATGGTCAGCTTGCAGCAACTATTCAAAACAGCAATAAACACATGATCTCGAAATTCGATTCAGGAATAACTGAATTAATTAGGAAGTGGCATCAAAACAATGAACTTCAAAAGCATACAACCACCATAGTTCAAGATAGCAAGCAAACTGTAGTTCAACTATTGACTCAATCTGCGACGGAATTCAAGAAACAGGTGTCGGAGACCGAAACCAGCGTTTTGGAAGAGATTTCAAAACTGGACAAACAAATATCTGGTTTTGGTGGACAGTTGAAAATGAATGAAAAGTATCAAGAAACTGTAGCTGGCCTTCAGGAACAGATACATATCACCTCCTTGAGAAAAAGTGAAATAGTCGCCATGATGAAGGCAAAAGATGCGGAAATTGAAGTATTGAATAATCAAATATATAGTAAAAACGAGGCGATTGAGAGCATGAAGAATTCTTGTTCCGATATAGAGAAGCAGCTGGTCGCTGCTAATGATGCTCATTCGAAAGCGCAAAGTGAATATGCAAGGATGTCAGAAGAATTGATAACATACAAGGCGACCACTGAGCAAAAATTTGCCGCCCAGAGCGAAGTCCTTAAGTTGTTAAAAGAGGAGAATGATGTTTTAAAGATTAAACTGCAGGAGTGTGAGACAAGGACCGCTACAGTTAATGATGATCGAAAACAGATACAAGATAAATTCCAAGGGCTACAGGAGAACCTACACAAATTGAATGTGGAAGTGGTACAACTGAAAGCGCATGAATTGGAACTGGAAGAAGACAACCGTAGATTGAAAGATGATATACAAACCATGGAATCCGTCAGCAAAGAGGAAGATTTAGAGTCTCTGCACTTAAAAGAACAGGTAAAGTCAATGGATTTAGAACGACGCGGGTTCGTTACAGAAAGATTAGATTATCAGGATAAGATCGAGATTTTAGAAAACCAGCTAAGTCAATTGAGGAAACAGATGCAGGTTGCTGCGGAAAATACCGTTACAAATAAGAGGCAGCCACCGCCACATAAACAGCAAATACAGGCTGCTCCGGATGTAAATAAAACTAGCAAGCCAGACGTATCTCCTGAAGGAGACGAATTTGATCTATCCAGCTCATTGCATGACGAACTAGATTTGACAGCTACCTCCCCAATTAAGACTGATTTATCAAACACACGGAACAAAAACACAGTCGTCAAGGCTTCTGCGAAAGTCAGGAGAGCAGTTCCTCTTACCAAACACGGCAGAAAAAAGATGTTAATTTCAGACGACGACTGTGAATTGGTCCGTAAattaaagaagaaaaaatattag